A genomic window from Clostridium cylindrosporum DSM 605 includes:
- a CDS encoding class D sortase, with amino-acid sequence MKRLKLFSLILISIGIIMISYAILAKLWSLNKQNHLTKYYEKQIENHQKHPNKTSSGVDKYKSGTIGILIINKIDLKVTIGEGTDSSTLKYAIGHFKDTAMPGEKGNFCVAGHRNYTYGEYFNRLDELEVGDEIIVKTTNGTYKYIVYNKKIVLPEQVEVLNSTKNATMTLITCTPVRVATHRLIINAKLSPN; translated from the coding sequence TTGAAAAGATTGAAATTGTTTAGTTTGATACTTATTAGTATAGGTATTATTATGATTTCATATGCTATCTTAGCTAAGTTATGGTCATTAAATAAACAAAATCACTTAACCAAATACTATGAGAAACAAATAGAAAATCACCAAAAACATCCTAACAAAACATCTTCAGGTGTTGATAAATATAAATCCGGCACAATAGGGATATTGATAATAAATAAAATAGATCTAAAAGTAACAATTGGTGAGGGAACCGACTCATCCACTTTAAAGTATGCTATAGGACATTTTAAAGACACAGCAATGCCAGGAGAAAAGGGTAATTTTTGTGTTGCTGGTCATAGAAACTATACCTATGGTGAATACTTTAATAGACTAGACGAGCTTGAAGTCGGGGATGAAATAATAGTAAAAACAACAAATGGAACATATAAGTACATTGTTTATAATAAAAAGATAGTTCTTCCTGAACAGGTGGAGGTGTTAAATTCTACAAAGAATGCAACAATGACTCTTATAACCTGTACCCCTGTAAGAGTAGCTACTCATAGACTCATAATAAATGCTAAGCTAAGCCCTAATTAA
- a CDS encoding ATP-binding protein, producing MKSLLRLFIVLGMVFVLLVILNYESVYSHKGIEAKKGKMDLTNWDFGRDGIIRLDGEWEVYEGRLLTPKDFKGIGNLKPLPTGYVKLTLSPIHNEEGFNLSPKGVRTYRLNITLKNTKDILGLKVENIKMSNRVFINSKLEGQSGNPAFKDKGYKPNTAPYSTYFAIDGNKLQIILQVANFDYPFQGYLYKLHLGLQEHISLVTTTKISLEMAVTICAFFFSIYYLSIYSMSKKDKSYLYWGINIITIMIALFVSGQMILVELLPRIPFYAFIKLKQLAYMLRILSLIGIVNQINKNIIRKNELKAVKIIGISYITVVLITSYSISVYIDSVIYIPMICFLIILTTRLATDIFKNKKEALDRKESTLFVHCMISIIINAINNQLYSFNLVYSRLIGSSALGFFMIYMAYILSNRYFLAYRNMESMADRLMQMDIIKDEFITKTSYELKAPLYGIVKISETIIRENRELLDNSDFNKIIMLRSMALRLSGIVNNTLDVTLLRNNQLKLSISFVDIMVCANIVVEGFKYITQKKDIEITNNIRESVMVKGDKNKIGQVLFNLINNAVENMDKGKIEINIKKQGSRVSISVEDTGFGISLEKIEKVFRPYEYEGSEERSFGLYISRQLVELMEGELYLDWTEVNVGSRFIFSLPYTDKKSNLESKISEIDNYNIKPLTGILEKENIAGERNTILIVEDEMENIMVALSILRNEDYNVLIASSKDDAMRKVAENNIDLVILDLIIPGASGIDICKEMRKVYTLIEMPILISTLKNTNYDLNLALRAGANDFITKPFEEKEMIARVKTLINLKKSMEEAVKNELAFLQAQIKPHFLYNSLTAIISFCYTDGERAAKLLTHFSKYLRFTFDMDNKAMYTILRKELEAVDAYVEIKKARLGEKIKIEYDIQPDMMDEKIPSLYIQPLVENAINHGLYEKEDGGTVSVSVRRIEGRVFIQVKDDGVGMTKEKLKELNSMDYNNSGVGLSNIRKRARRLNEADMIIHSIEGKGTTITIIFRYL from the coding sequence ATGAAGAGTCTATTAAGATTATTTATAGTTTTAGGAATGGTATTTGTTTTATTAGTTATATTAAACTACGAATCAGTATACTCACATAAAGGTATAGAAGCAAAAAAAGGTAAAATGGATCTTACTAATTGGGATTTTGGAAGAGACGGAATAATAAGACTTGATGGTGAGTGGGAAGTATACGAAGGTAGACTGTTAACACCTAAGGACTTTAAAGGAATAGGGAACTTAAAGCCACTACCAACAGGGTACGTAAAGCTAACCTTATCACCTATTCATAATGAAGAAGGTTTTAATCTAAGTCCTAAGGGAGTAAGAACCTACAGGTTAAATATTACCCTTAAAAACACTAAGGATATTTTGGGGTTAAAAGTAGAAAACATAAAAATGAGTAATAGGGTATTTATAAATAGCAAATTAGAAGGACAAAGTGGAAACCCTGCATTTAAGGATAAAGGTTACAAGCCTAATACTGCTCCATATAGTACCTATTTTGCTATAGATGGAAACAAACTTCAAATAATCTTGCAGGTAGCCAATTTTGATTATCCCTTTCAAGGATATTTATACAAGTTGCATTTAGGATTACAAGAACATATTTCCTTAGTTACAACCACTAAGATTTCATTAGAAATGGCTGTAACTATATGTGCATTTTTCTTTAGTATTTACTATTTAAGTATATATTCTATGAGTAAGAAGGATAAGAGTTATCTCTACTGGGGAATTAATATTATTACGATTATGATAGCTTTGTTCGTCTCAGGCCAAATGATACTAGTAGAGCTACTTCCTAGAATACCTTTTTATGCCTTCATTAAACTGAAACAGCTTGCTTATATGCTACGTATATTATCGCTAATTGGGATTGTAAATCAGATAAATAAAAATATTATAAGAAAAAATGAGTTAAAGGCTGTTAAGATTATTGGAATTTCTTATATAACTGTAGTTTTAATTACAAGTTACTCTATAAGTGTTTATATAGACTCAGTTATTTACATACCTATGATTTGTTTTTTAATTATACTAACTACACGATTAGCAACTGATATATTTAAAAACAAAAAAGAAGCCTTAGATAGAAAGGAAAGTACACTATTTGTTCACTGTATGATTTCTATAATAATCAATGCAATAAATAATCAACTTTATTCATTTAACTTGGTCTATAGTAGGCTTATAGGATCTAGTGCATTAGGCTTTTTTATGATATATATGGCTTATATTTTATCCAATAGATATTTTTTAGCATATAGAAATATGGAAAGCATGGCAGACAGGCTTATGCAGATGGACATAATAAAGGATGAATTTATCACAAAAACATCCTATGAACTTAAGGCACCTTTATATGGGATAGTTAAAATTTCAGAAACAATTATAAGAGAGAATAGGGAACTATTAGATAACTCAGATTTCAACAAAATAATAATGCTAAGAAGTATGGCACTTAGGTTATCTGGAATTGTTAATAATACTTTGGATGTAACTCTTCTAAGAAATAATCAACTTAAGCTTAGTATATCATTTGTTGATATTATGGTTTGTGCAAACATAGTTGTAGAAGGATTTAAATACATAACCCAAAAAAAAGATATAGAAATAACAAACAATATAAGAGAATCTGTAATGGTTAAGGGGGATAAAAACAAAATAGGTCAAGTACTTTTCAACCTTATTAATAATGCTGTAGAAAATATGGATAAGGGGAAAATTGAAATAAACATTAAAAAACAAGGCAGTAGGGTATCTATATCAGTTGAAGATACAGGGTTTGGTATTTCATTAGAAAAGATAGAAAAGGTATTTAGGCCATATGAGTATGAAGGTTCAGAGGAAAGAAGTTTTGGACTCTATATTAGTAGACAGCTAGTAGAACTTATGGAGGGAGAACTGTATTTAGATTGGACAGAAGTAAATGTAGGAAGTAGATTTATATTTTCCCTACCATATACAGATAAAAAGAGTAATTTAGAGTCTAAAATAAGTGAAATAGATAATTATAATATTAAACCATTAACAGGCATCTTAGAAAAAGAAAACATAGCTGGAGAGAGAAATACTATTTTAATAGTAGAGGATGAGATGGAAAATATTATGGTGGCCCTTAGCATTTTAAGAAATGAAGATTACAATGTTTTAATTGCTTCCTCTAAGGATGATGCTATGAGAAAAGTTGCAGAAAACAATATTGACTTAGTAATTTTAGATTTAATTATCCCAGGAGCATCAGGAATAGACATATGTAAGGAAATGAGAAAAGTATACACATTAATAGAGATGCCAATACTAATATCTACACTTAAAAACACAAATTATGATTTAAACTTAGCTTTAAGAGCAGGTGCAAATGACTTTATAACAAAACCATTTGAAGAAAAGGAAATGATTGCGAGAGTAAAGACATTAATTAACTTGAAAAAATCCATGGAAGAGGCAGTTAAAAATGAATTGGCTTTTTTACAGGCTCAGATAAAACCTCACTTTTTATATAATTCATTAACCGCTATTATATCCTTTTGCTATACCGATGGAGAGAGGGCAGCTAAGTTACTTACCCATTTTAGCAAGTATTTAAGATTTACATTTGATATGGACAATAAAGCTATGTATACAATACTGAGAAAGGAACTTGAAGCAGTAGATGCATATGTGGAGATTAAAAAAGCACGGTTAGGAGAAAAAATAAAAATAGAATATGATATTCAACCGGATATGATGGATGAAAAGATTCCTTCTTTATACATACAGCCTCTAGTAGAAAATGCAATAAACCATGGGCTTTATGAAAAGGAAGATGGAGGAACAGTATCCGTATCTGTTAGAAGAATAGAAGGAAGAGTTTTTATTCAGGTTAAAGATGATGGGGTTGGTATGACTAAGGAGAAACTTAAGGAGCTTAATAGCATGGACTATAATAACTCTGGAGTAGGACTTTCGAACATAAGAAAAAGGGCCAGAAGGCTTAATGAAGCTGATATGATTATTCACAGTATTGAGGGAAAAGGCACTACAATAACTATAATTTTTAGATATTTGTAG
- a CDS encoding SEL1-like repeat protein, whose amino-acid sequence MHIDMIDKQEASIDNIQWIKQHKVSDILTASSGVNYSFSDTRYVATNETEEQLIEEEIAEESELSDKEIFDLYKKGAADGDPDSMNSIGWMYNYGEGVEIDLDEAIKWYKMASDKGHAEATYNIGMIYDSAEGDKRNMEEALKWYKKAAGMGSIDSMYSIAYTYEQGDGIKKDYQEALKWYKRASQAGDPDATYAIGIMYEKGEGVKKNYAEALKWYRKAAEEGSSDAIYNLGVIYEFGKGVDVNLKEAFKWYRKAAEEGYVDAMNSIAAMYHDGKGVKLDYKESQKWYELSIENGSPEATVRLADMYYRGEGVRLDYKKAFDMFSEAARNGEPEAMFKLSLMYMDGQGVKANDKESFRWFLKGIVEGTKYIYRMAVEDI is encoded by the coding sequence ATGCATATAGATATGATAGATAAACAGGAAGCGAGTATAGATAACATTCAATGGATTAAGCAGCATAAGGTTTCGGATATATTAACTGCATCTAGTGGAGTGAATTATAGTTTTAGTGACACTAGATATGTAGCTACTAATGAAACAGAAGAACAGTTAATTGAGGAAGAAATTGCTGAAGAAAGTGAATTAAGTGACAAGGAGATTTTTGATTTATATAAAAAAGGAGCTGCAGATGGCGACCCTGATTCTATGAATAGTATAGGATGGATGTATAATTACGGCGAAGGGGTAGAGATTGACCTTGATGAAGCTATTAAGTGGTATAAAATGGCCTCAGATAAGGGACATGCAGAGGCTACATATAATATAGGTATGATATATGATAGTGCTGAAGGAGATAAGAGAAACATGGAGGAGGCACTTAAATGGTATAAAAAGGCTGCCGGCATGGGAAGTATTGATTCTATGTATAGTATAGCATATACCTATGAACAGGGGGATGGTATAAAAAAAGACTATCAAGAAGCTTTAAAGTGGTATAAAAGAGCTTCACAAGCAGGTGACCCAGATGCTACATATGCAATAGGAATAATGTACGAAAAGGGAGAAGGTGTAAAGAAAAACTATGCAGAGGCGCTTAAGTGGTATAGGAAGGCAGCGGAGGAAGGAAGCTCAGATGCTATATACAACTTAGGAGTTATTTATGAATTCGGAAAAGGCGTAGATGTTAACTTAAAAGAAGCATTTAAGTGGTATAGGAAGGCCGCAGAGGAAGGGTATGTAGATGCTATGAATAGCATAGCCGCTATGTATCATGATGGAAAAGGAGTAAAGTTAGACTATAAAGAGTCACAAAAGTGGTATGAACTTTCAATAGAAAATGGAAGTCCAGAGGCTACAGTTAGACTGGCAGATATGTACTATAGGGGAGAAGGTGTGAGACTAGACTACAAAAAAGCCTTTGATATGTTTAGTGAGGCAGCAAGAAATGGAGAACCAGAGGCTATGTTTAAGTTATCTCTTATGTATATGGATGGACAAGGCGTAAAGGCAAATGATAAAGAGTCATTTAGATGGTTTTTAAAGGGTATTGTTGAAGGTACAAAGTACATATATAGAATGGCAGTAGAAGATATATAG
- the mscL gene encoding large-conductance mechanosensitive channel protein MscL: protein MWREFKKFAFKDNVISLAIGVIIGGAFGKIVTSLVNDLFMPVFGYITAGVDFKDLKFVLSPALYGINGSLVKPESAIMYGRFIQNVVDFLVVSFCIFLFVYITNKIMERDCIENMTANNGGKTDKVEDLLVEIRDLLKNQENNK, encoded by the coding sequence ATGTGGAGAGAATTTAAGAAGTTTGCATTTAAAGATAATGTTATTAGTTTAGCTATAGGGGTTATTATAGGTGGAGCATTTGGAAAGATTGTAACTTCACTTGTTAATGACCTTTTTATGCCTGTTTTTGGTTATATTACAGCAGGTGTAGATTTTAAGGATTTAAAGTTTGTTTTAAGTCCAGCTTTATATGGGATTAATGGCTCGCTAGTAAAGCCTGAGTCTGCTATTATGTACGGAAGATTCATTCAAAATGTAGTTGATTTTTTAGTTGTATCATTTTGTATTTTCTTATTTGTTTATATAACTAATAAGATAATGGAAAGAGATTGTATTGAGAATATGACAGCGAATAATGGAGGTAAAACTGATAAGGTTGAAGACCTTTTAGTGGAGATTAGGGACCTTTTAAAGAATCAAGAAAATAATAAGTAA
- a CDS encoding N-acetylmuramoyl-L-alanine amidase family protein, with translation MDFYGIMYISLNIICKFKLKGVCKIKRVRTKIIIPFVLLFTFVLNVLGLVNPAQDVHAASYPKITGAQIVDKSPRVGLYPTLKLTSKGYSSVQYSVYKYIPAKKTWQNVSGGYTKAVSGTKPYSIKLKTPLHQGDNIFSVWVKRAGKKPLNKGGYDSALSYKVKVADNNFIPKVTSVSIDKKEIKLGQIPSVTVKSSGNVKVQYKVLLYSESKEVFEDVSNGYTKGTEPSKPTTIKTTSPLKPGKNTFRVWIKKDGLPPMTSSGYDSSTNYIVDVPVDKNASKILDVKAEGDKFTIGSKAKISIKGESGDGSNISYKAFLYSKNKDKWIDASNYINDIKSGEVTTLELNTPLEEGKNKVLIWSKRSSVKNDVYEDFKKLEINATKPEPVKKKIVIDPGHGGKDPGSLSSSGTNERDIVLSVALKLGPILESNGYEILYTRDDNENVNWNSLNKNESLRYRANLANTNGADIFVSIHCNSTDGVPGSGTETFYSTKKSSKDKELATLIQKELVKSIGLRDRGAKPNDLAVLDNTTMPAALVELAFINNPNEEAKLKDEDFQLKAANGIANGIIKFFSK, from the coding sequence ATGGATTTTTATGGTATCATGTATATATCACTTAACATTATTTGTAAATTTAAATTAAAAGGGGTGTGCAAAATTAAAAGAGTTAGAACAAAAATCATAATACCATTTGTCTTACTATTTACTTTTGTATTAAATGTTTTAGGACTAGTAAATCCGGCTCAAGATGTACATGCAGCATCATATCCTAAAATAACAGGAGCTCAAATAGTAGACAAGTCTCCTAGAGTAGGTTTATATCCAACTCTTAAGTTAACTTCTAAGGGATATTCTTCTGTACAGTATAGCGTTTATAAATATATTCCAGCTAAGAAAACTTGGCAAAATGTATCTGGAGGATATACTAAGGCTGTATCAGGTACTAAACCTTACTCAATTAAACTAAAAACTCCACTACACCAAGGTGATAATATTTTCAGTGTATGGGTAAAAAGGGCAGGAAAAAAGCCTCTTAATAAGGGGGGCTATGACAGTGCCTTAAGCTATAAAGTTAAAGTAGCTGATAATAATTTCATTCCTAAGGTTACAAGTGTAAGTATAGACAAAAAAGAAATTAAACTAGGACAAATACCTTCAGTAACAGTAAAGTCAAGCGGAAATGTAAAGGTACAATATAAGGTGCTTTTATACTCAGAAAGTAAAGAAGTATTCGAGGATGTTTCAAATGGATATACAAAGGGTACAGAACCAAGTAAGCCTACAACTATAAAAACAACCTCTCCACTTAAGCCAGGTAAAAATACATTTAGAGTATGGATTAAAAAAGATGGACTTCCACCAATGACTTCAAGTGGCTATGATTCATCTACGAATTACATAGTTGATGTACCTGTTGATAAAAATGCATCTAAGATTTTAGATGTAAAAGCTGAGGGAGATAAATTTACCATAGGATCTAAGGCAAAGATAAGTATTAAAGGCGAATCAGGAGATGGAAGCAATATAAGCTACAAGGCCTTCTTGTACTCAAAGAATAAGGATAAGTGGATTGATGCCTCTAATTATATAAATGATATAAAAAGTGGCGAGGTGACTACACTTGAGCTTAATACTCCACTTGAAGAGGGTAAAAACAAGGTTCTTATTTGGTCTAAAAGGTCCAGTGTAAAAAATGATGTATACGAAGACTTTAAGAAACTAGAGATAAATGCAACAAAACCAGAACCTGTTAAAAAGAAAATAGTTATAGACCCAGGTCATGGTGGAAAAGACCCAGGTAGCTTATCCTCAAGCGGTACTAATGAAAGAGATATAGTTTTAAGTGTTGCTTTAAAGCTTGGACCTATCTTAGAATCAAATGGATATGAAATTCTTTACACAAGGGATGATAATGAAAATGTTAACTGGAATAGCTTAAACAAAAATGAGTCATTAAGGTATAGGGCAAACCTTGCAAATACAAATGGTGCTGATATTTTTGTTTCAATTCATTGCAATAGTACCGATGGTGTTCCTGGAAGTGGAACAGAAACTTTTTATAGCACAAAAAAATCAAGTAAAGATAAGGAACTTGCAACCTTAATACAAAAAGAATTAGTTAAATCTATAGGGCTACGTGATAGGGGTGCAAAACCTAATGACTTAGCAGTACTTGATAATACGACTATGCCAGCTGCATTAGTAGAACTTGCTTTTATTAATAATCCAAATGAAGAAGCCAAGTTAAAGGATGAAGACTTTCAGCTTAAGGCTGCAAATGGTATAGCAAATGGAATAATTAAGTTCTTTTCTAAATAA
- a CDS encoding CorA family divalent cation transporter: protein MLYKINGSSSEAIELNQFKDKDSNYIGVFTTKKLEKVFQKFSIRKSIIDEFKVSKQGKFESHEGFDLIFLNVINKNDVTIFKNRILIYLDKGKMLLFCDDEKILGIITEYITESDEEITLEKTLYYILKQLTLYDSDILGDIEERISSLEDELLEGGSEDYIKEIIVIRRKIMILKSYYEQFYTVLDGLQENENNLLSKNILRYFKIFSNRIDRLSQKTLNLREYITQVREAYQAQVDISLNKIMKIFTVITAIFLPLSLIAAWYGMNLKMPEFNWVYGYPFVIILSLVVVGVSIIYFKKQKWF from the coding sequence TTGCTTTATAAGATTAATGGCTCTAGTTCTGAAGCAATAGAATTAAACCAATTTAAGGATAAGGATTCTAATTACATTGGTGTATTTACAACTAAAAAACTAGAAAAGGTATTTCAAAAGTTTTCTATAAGGAAAAGTATAATAGATGAGTTTAAAGTATCAAAACAGGGAAAGTTTGAAAGTCATGAGGGATTTGACTTAATTTTTCTTAATGTAATAAATAAAAATGATGTTACCATCTTTAAGAATAGAATACTTATTTATTTAGATAAGGGAAAGATGTTGCTGTTTTGTGATGATGAGAAGATTCTAGGAATTATTACTGAATATATTACTGAATCCGATGAAGAAATCACACTTGAAAAAACACTATACTATATACTTAAGCAGCTTACCCTTTATGATTCTGATATACTAGGTGACATTGAAGAAAGAATATCTTCTCTAGAGGATGAGTTACTAGAAGGCGGTTCAGAGGATTATATTAAGGAAATCATAGTTATACGTAGAAAAATTATGATTCTAAAAAGCTACTATGAGCAGTTTTATACAGTGCTAGATGGACTACAAGAAAACGAAAATAACCTTCTAAGTAAGAATATTTTAAGGTACTTTAAGATTTTTTCTAATCGTATTGATAGGTTAAGCCAGAAGACCCTTAACTTAAGGGAGTACATAACTCAGGTAAGGGAAGCTTACCAAGCACAGGTAGATATTAGCCTAAATAAAATTATGAAGATATTCACTGTTATTACAGCTATATTCCTACCACTAAGCCTAATTGCTGCATGGTATGGAATGAACTTAAAAATGCCAGAGTTTAATTGGGTGTATGGATATCCATTTGTTATAATTTTAAGCCTTGTGGTAGTTGGAGTTTCCATTATCTACTTTAAAAAGCAAAAGTGGTTCTAA